GATCCTGGTAATCGACGAGGCGGATCGCATGCTCGACATGGGGTTCATTCCCGACATCGAGAGCATCGTCGCCAAGCTGCCGGTACGTCGGCAGACCATGATGCTGTCTGCGACCATGCCGCCGGAGATCGGACGGATCGCCAAGCGTTTCCTGCAGCGGCCGGCGCGGGTTTCCGTGGCCCCCCCGGCCGCGACCACGGAGTTGGTGGAGCAGTCCGTCATTCATTGCCGCGCCGGCGACAAGGACCGAATCCTGCGAACGTTATTGGGCAATCCAACCATCGAGTCGGCGCTCGTGTTCTGCAACCGCAAACGGACAGTCGACGAGTTGGTACGGACGCTGCGACGTGACCGGGTCCAGGTCGAACCCCTGCACGGAGACATGGCCCAGCCGGTCCGCCTTAAGACCATGGAGGCGTTTCGGGGCGGCGAGATCCGCGTTCTGGTCGCCACCGACGTGGCGGGACGCGGACTGGACGTGCGCGGGATCAGCCACGTGCTCAACTACGATGTGCCGACGCAGCCGGAGGACTACGTGCACCATATCGGTCGCACCGGGCGTGCCGGCACTCCTGGAACGTCCATCACCCTTGCAGCGTCCGCGGAACGCGAGCACCTCGAGGCCATCGAGAAGCTGATCAACCTGAAGATTCGTGTGCAACGGCCCGACGAGGGTGCCGCACCCGCCGTTTCGTCGCCTGCCGAGCACAAACCCGAGGCTAAACCCGACACGGCCAGGCGTACCAAGAGGAACACCTCACCGGATCACGCGCCTGGCTCAGACGGCTCCAGCCATCCACTTGCGCACATCCTCGCTCCCGCCGCCCCTCGCCACAGGACGCCGCCGGTCCGGCAGCACCGCAACGGCATCGCGGCGGCTCCGAAGCGCACACCCTCCTGGAGCGAAACCGTCGGGAAGGCACGGCGCCGGCATCAGGACGCCGACACGGAACC
This window of the Rhodospirillales bacterium genome carries:
- a CDS encoding DEAD/DEAH box helicase; translation: MSNRPSTITSFGQFRLSEPVQRAIRDARFTTPTPVQQAAIPLAIERRDILATAQTGTGKTAAFTLPMIDRLAGGRARARMPRALILEPVRELALQVQEQVNLFSAHVNLSSELFIGGVNIGPQIRRAAQPVDVMIATPGRLLDLFDRGALLLIGVEILVIDEADRMLDMGFIPDIESIVAKLPVRRQTMMLSATMPPEIGRIAKRFLQRPARVSVAPPAATTELVEQSVIHCRAGDKDRILRTLLGNPTIESALVFCNRKRTVDELVRTLRRDRVQVEPLHGDMAQPVRLKTMEAFRGGEIRVLVATDVAGRGLDVRGISHVLNYDVPTQPEDYVHHIGRTGRAGTPGTSITLAASAEREHLEAIEKLINLKIRVQRPDEGAAPAVSSPAEHKPEAKPDTARRTKRNTSPDHAPGSDGSSHPLAHILAPAAPRHRTPPVRQHRNGIAAAPKRTPSWSETVGKARRRHQDADTEPAKRGPSRKSYRRSQSTPNPNAGTDNRPAAARTSRGSKFFRDSEHVPAFLRSTTAPTD